The Terriglobia bacterium region GTGTGCAATCCGCGGCACTACTTTTGCCCGACTTTGTATGAAATATCCGTAATAAGAATCTTTTGTCTGTTCCTCCAGGCTGTTGAAAACACAAGGCCTATTCTTCAGGATTATCCGGTACTTTAGTGCTTTGATGTGGTTGGTAGTCCTTGCGCGCCTGCTATTCCACCGTCACCGATTTAGCCAGGTTTCTCGGCTGGTCCACATCGCACCCGCGCCGCACGGCAATGTGATACGCCAGCAATTGCATCGGCACGATCTCCAAGATGGGTGCAAAGATCTCCGGCGCGTGTGGGATATAGATGACGTGATCCGCTGCTTCCCTGATATCTTCGTCGCCTTCGGTCGCGATGGCGATGACTTTTCCGCTGCGCGCCTTCACTTCTTTCAGATTGGAGATCGTCTTCTCGTAGCGCAGCACGGAATTCGGGTCGTCATCGTCCTTCGTCGCAATGATCACGACCGGCAGGCTCTCGTCGATCAGCGCATTGGGCCCGTGCTTCATCTCGCCCGCCGGGTAGCCCTCGGCGTGAATGTAAGAAATCTCTTTCAGCTTCAATGCGCCTTCCAGTGCGATCGGGTAATGTATTCCGCGCCCAAGGAAAAGAAAGTCCTGCGCTTTCTGATAAGTTTTGGCCAGCTCTTCAATCGTCTCTTCGTGTGTCAGCAGCGATTCGAGCTTCCCCGGAATGCGAGTTAATTCCTTGATCATCTCCTTCGCCTGCTGCGTATTCACGGTCCCGCGAAGCTCTGCGAGGTGCAGCGCCAGCAGGAACAACGCTGTCAATTGCGCCGTGAACGCCTTCGTCGAAGCCACACCAATCTCCGGCCCCGCGTGCGTGTAGATGGTTCCCGCCGCCTCGCGCGCAATCATGGCTCCCACGACATTGCAGATTGCGAGCGTCTTCGAGCCCTTCGCCTTCGCCTCGCGCTGTGCCGCAATCGTGTCCGCCGTTTCGCCGGACTGCGTGATCAGAACGGTGAGCTCGTCCGGCCCGGTGATCGGGTCACGATAACGGAATTCGCTCGCGTAATCGACATCCACGGGGATCCGCGCCAGCCGCTCGATCATGAACTTGCCCGCGAGCGCCGCGTGCCAGCTCGTGCCGCAAGCCGAAATCTGAATCGCCTTGAACTTCCTGAACTCCTCCTCGGTTATGTCCATCTCGTCGAGGAAAACCTTGCCCGAATCCTGCGACACACGGCCCAGCCACGTATCGCGCACGGCGCGCGGCTGCTCGTAGATTTCCTTAAGCATGAAGTGCTTGAAGCCGCCCTTCTCCGCCATGATCGGGTCCCAAGTGATGCGCTGGACCTCGCGTTTGATCGGCTTGCCCTCGAAATCCGTAAGCTTCACGCCATCTTGCGTAAGCACCGCCAGGTCGCCATCGGCCAGGAAAAACACATCACGCGTATGCGCTAGGATCGCCGGAATGTCCGACGCCACGAAGTACTCATCCTTTCCGATACCGATCACCGAAGGCGGCCCATTACGCGCCGCAACAATCTTGTTCGGCTCATCGACGGAGATAATCGCCAGCGCAAATACGCCGCTCAACTCGTTAACCGTCTTACGCACCGCCTCTTCCAGCGAAACCTTTCCTGCCTTCACGTGCTGCTCGACCAAATGCGCAATGACCTCGGTATCCGTCTCGGTGGTGAAGGTGTGTCCTTCGTCGCGCAGCTTCTTCTTCAGTGCGACATAGTTCTCAACAATGCCGTTGTGAACGACGACGATTTTGCCGGTGCAATCGCGATGAGGATGAGCGTTCTCTTCCGTCGGTCGCCCGTGTGTAGCCCAGCGCGTGTGCCCAATCCCGTACGTTCCGTCGAGTGGCTTCAGCCGGATCGCTTCTTCCAGGTTGCGCAGT contains the following coding sequences:
- the glmS gene encoding glutamine--fructose-6-phosphate transaminase (isomerizing), with translation MCGIVGYVGKKRVVPVIIEGLRKLEYRGYDSAGIAVAGNGAGLQVRRAEGKLRNLEEAIRLKPLDGTYGIGHTRWATHGRPTEENAHPHRDCTGKIVVVHNGIVENYVALKKKLRDEGHTFTTETDTEVIAHLVEQHVKAGKVSLEEAVRKTVNELSGVFALAIISVDEPNKIVAARNGPPSVIGIGKDEYFVASDIPAILAHTRDVFFLADGDLAVLTQDGVKLTDFEGKPIKREVQRITWDPIMAEKGGFKHFMLKEIYEQPRAVRDTWLGRVSQDSGKVFLDEMDITEEEFRKFKAIQISACGTSWHAALAGKFMIERLARIPVDVDYASEFRYRDPITGPDELTVLITQSGETADTIAAQREAKAKGSKTLAICNVVGAMIAREAAGTIYTHAGPEIGVASTKAFTAQLTALFLLALHLAELRGTVNTQQAKEMIKELTRIPGKLESLLTHEETIEELAKTYQKAQDFLFLGRGIHYPIALEGALKLKEISYIHAEGYPAGEMKHGPNALIDESLPVVIIATKDDDDPNSVLRYEKTISNLKEVKARSGKVIAIATEGDEDIREAADHVIYIPHAPEIFAPILEIVPMQLLAYHIAVRRGCDVDQPRNLAKSVTVE